One Parageobacillus sp. KH3-4 genomic region harbors:
- the recG gene encoding ATP-dependent DNA helicase RecG → MKNRIIETKRNCTRRVSSKRHSAFQLIAVNRELQQPVTAIKGIGEETSEALREMGITTIEELLMHIPYRYEDYEVKDLAEVKHDEKVTVEGKVYSEPSLTYYAKKRSRLTFRLLVGRYLITVVCFNRPYLKQKLSINDTVTVIGKWDRRRQTITANELKLGALPQRRELEPVYSVRGSVTVKGMRRFIQLALTQYGEAIIDPLPLSMRRTYRLISKQEAIRAIHFPRSHEELKQARRRLVYEEFLLFQLKVHALRKVQREHSKGIAHSFSTEKLHDFIGRLPFPLTTAQQRVVREILTDMQSPYRMNRLLQGDVGSGKTVVAAIVLYAAVLSGYQGALMVPTEILAEQHAQSLQTLFASTDVTVALLTSSVKGKKRKEILEQLACGTIDIVVGTHALIQEEVNFKKLGLVITDEQHRFGVEQRRILREKGQAPDVLMMTATPIPRTLAITAFGEMDVSVIDEMPAGRKKVQTYWVKHHMFERVLDFMEKEIQKGRQAYVICPLIEESEKLDVQNAIDVHSMLTHYYRGKYNIGLMHGRLSSEEKEEVMKAFSENRVQVLVSTTVVEVGVNVPNATVMVIYDAERFGLAQLHQLRGRVGRGDEQSYCILIADPKSETGKERMRIMTETTDGFVLSEKDLQLRGPGDFFGTKQSGMPEFKFGDVVHDYRILEVARNDAAKLVQSTAFWRDESYQWLRLYLQESGVLDGEKLD, encoded by the coding sequence ATGAAAAATCGGATCATTGAAACGAAAAGAAACTGCACAAGGAGGGTTAGCAGCAAACGCCATTCGGCGTTTCAGCTAATAGCCGTGAATCGTGAGTTGCAACAACCCGTTACAGCAATAAAGGGAATTGGCGAAGAAACGAGCGAAGCGCTCCGGGAAATGGGGATTACAACAATTGAGGAATTGCTCATGCATATTCCTTATCGCTATGAAGATTATGAGGTAAAAGATTTGGCGGAAGTGAAACATGACGAAAAAGTAACGGTCGAAGGGAAGGTTTATAGCGAGCCTTCTCTTACATATTATGCGAAGAAAAGATCACGCCTAACGTTTCGCTTGCTTGTCGGGCGGTATTTAATTACCGTCGTTTGTTTCAACCGTCCTTATTTGAAGCAAAAATTGTCCATTAACGATACGGTTACGGTCATCGGAAAATGGGACCGGCGCCGCCAAACGATTACAGCAAATGAATTGAAATTAGGAGCGCTGCCGCAAAGGCGCGAGTTGGAACCGGTTTATTCCGTTCGCGGCTCTGTCACTGTGAAAGGAATGCGGCGTTTTATCCAGTTGGCTTTAACGCAATACGGTGAAGCAATTATCGATCCGCTTCCGCTATCGATGCGGCGAACGTACCGGCTTATTTCGAAGCAAGAAGCGATTCGGGCAATCCATTTCCCGCGTTCCCACGAGGAATTGAAACAGGCGAGACGCCGGCTTGTATACGAGGAATTTTTGCTTTTCCAATTAAAAGTTCATGCGCTTCGCAAGGTGCAGAGAGAGCATTCGAAAGGAATCGCCCACTCGTTTTCGACGGAAAAATTGCATGATTTTATCGGGCGGCTGCCATTTCCGCTAACAACAGCGCAGCAACGCGTCGTTCGCGAAATATTAACGGATATGCAATCGCCGTACCGCATGAACCGTCTTCTTCAAGGAGATGTTGGTTCGGGGAAAACGGTCGTTGCCGCGATTGTCTTATATGCCGCTGTTTTGTCCGGTTATCAAGGGGCGCTCATGGTGCCGACGGAAATTTTAGCGGAGCAGCACGCACAGTCATTGCAAACATTATTCGCGTCGACCGATGTAACAGTAGCGTTGTTAACCAGCTCTGTGAAAGGAAAGAAAAGAAAAGAGATTTTAGAACAGCTTGCTTGCGGAACGATTGATATTGTTGTTGGAACGCACGCGCTTATTCAGGAAGAAGTAAATTTTAAAAAGCTAGGCTTAGTGATTACAGACGAACAACATCGCTTTGGAGTGGAACAGCGCCGGATTTTGCGCGAAAAAGGGCAAGCGCCTGACGTACTGATGATGACGGCGACGCCGATTCCGAGAACGCTTGCGATTACCGCGTTCGGCGAAATGGATGTATCAGTAATCGATGAAATGCCGGCTGGAAGAAAAAAGGTGCAGACGTATTGGGTAAAGCATCATATGTTTGAACGCGTCCTTGACTTTATGGAAAAAGAAATTCAAAAAGGACGGCAAGCATATGTCATATGCCCGCTTATTGAGGAATCGGAAAAATTGGATGTGCAAAATGCGATTGATGTCCACAGCATGCTGACTCATTATTACAGAGGAAAATACAACATCGGGCTGATGCACGGGCGGCTTTCTTCAGAGGAAAAAGAAGAAGTGATGAAGGCGTTCAGCGAAAATCGTGTGCAGGTGTTAGTTTCGACTACGGTCGTCGAAGTCGGCGTCAATGTGCCGAACGCCACGGTTATGGTGATTTACGATGCGGAGCGGTTTGGGCTGGCGCAGCTACATCAATTGCGCGGACGGGTCGGCCGCGGCGATGAGCAGTCGTATTGTATTTTAATCGCCGATCCAAAATCGGAAACAGGGAAAGAGCGCATGCGCATTATGACGGAAACAACGGACGGATTCGTACTTTCCGAAAAAGATTTGCAATTGCGTGGCCCGGGTGATTTTTTTGGTACAAAGCAAAGCGGCATGCCTGAATTTAAATTTGGAGACGTCGTACATGATTATCGCATCTTGGAAGTAGCGCGCAACGATGCGGCGAAGTTGGTCCAGTCTACCGCTTTTTGGCGCGATGAGTCGTATCAATGGTTGCGCCTTTATTTGCAGGAGTCCGGTGTACTAGATGGAGAAAAATTAGACTGA
- a CDS encoding DAK2 domain-containing protein, with the protein MTIRTLDGRRFAEMVFQGAAHLSNNAKAVDALNVFPVPDGDTGTNMNLSMTSGAKEVKDNISDHIGKVSSALAKGLLMGARGNSGVILSQLFRGFAKAIETKQEINSVEFAAALEAGVATAYKAVMKPVEGTILTVAKDAAKRAVEVAKKERDIVVVMEEVVKEAKASLQRTPKLLPVLKEVGVVDSGGQGLVYVYEGFLSGLKGESVADRKPAEVSMQELIKAEHHKSAQSHIHTDDIEFGYCTEFMVRFERDKLEKHPFSEEAFRQDLSRFGDSLLVIADDELVKVHIHSEQPGEVLTYGQKYGSLINIKIENMREQHANIVNKEDNAAVRAANAKQKEKYGIVAIAMGAGVAELLKSIGAHVVIEGGQTMNPSTEDIVKAIESINAETVFVLPNNKNIIMTAQQAASVVSQKVIVIPAKTVPQGMSALLAFNPSLSEEQNEKAMTVALSRVKTGQVTFAVRDTTIDGVEIKKNDYMGLADNKIVAAEKDKLSVTKQLLHSLIDEDSEIVTMIYGKEATEEEVEEIVSYIEETYSDVEVEVHNGKQPLYPFIFSVE; encoded by the coding sequence GTGACAATTAGGACACTTGACGGAAGACGTTTTGCCGAAATGGTCTTCCAAGGAGCAGCGCATTTATCCAACAATGCTAAAGCTGTCGACGCGCTGAACGTCTTTCCGGTCCCGGATGGCGATACAGGCACAAATATGAATTTGTCCATGACTTCTGGAGCGAAGGAAGTAAAAGACAACATTTCCGATCATATTGGGAAAGTCAGCAGCGCATTGGCAAAAGGATTGTTGATGGGGGCGCGCGGAAATTCAGGAGTGATTTTATCGCAATTGTTCCGTGGTTTTGCGAAAGCGATTGAAACGAAACAAGAAATTAATAGTGTCGAATTTGCCGCTGCGCTTGAAGCAGGAGTCGCCACCGCTTATAAAGCAGTCATGAAGCCGGTGGAAGGCACGATATTAACCGTAGCGAAAGACGCGGCGAAACGGGCCGTGGAAGTCGCAAAAAAAGAACGAGATATTGTTGTCGTGATGGAAGAAGTGGTTAAAGAAGCAAAGGCATCTTTGCAACGCACCCCCAAATTATTGCCGGTGTTAAAAGAAGTCGGTGTTGTGGATAGCGGCGGTCAAGGTCTTGTCTACGTATATGAAGGTTTTTTGAGCGGATTGAAAGGAGAAAGCGTCGCTGATCGGAAGCCGGCGGAAGTTTCCATGCAAGAATTAATCAAGGCTGAACACCATAAAAGTGCACAAAGCCACATTCATACCGACGACATCGAGTTTGGTTACTGTACCGAATTTATGGTGCGGTTTGAACGCGATAAACTAGAAAAGCATCCGTTCTCCGAAGAAGCGTTTCGCCAAGATTTAAGCCGATTCGGCGATTCGCTGTTAGTGATTGCCGATGATGAGCTTGTAAAAGTGCATATACACTCGGAGCAGCCTGGAGAAGTATTGACGTACGGGCAAAAATACGGGAGTTTAATCAACATTAAAATCGAAAATATGCGCGAACAACACGCAAACATTGTGAATAAAGAGGACAATGCCGCTGTGAGAGCGGCAAACGCCAAACAAAAAGAAAAATACGGGATTGTGGCAATCGCGATGGGAGCTGGCGTTGCCGAACTGTTAAAAAGCATCGGCGCGCACGTCGTGATTGAAGGCGGCCAAACGATGAACCCTAGCACGGAAGATATCGTAAAGGCGATTGAAAGCATTAACGCCGAAACGGTATTCGTGTTGCCGAACAATAAAAACATTATTATGACTGCGCAACAAGCTGCCTCTGTCGTCAGCCAAAAAGTGATCGTCATTCCAGCGAAGACTGTCCCGCAAGGAATGTCGGCGTTGTTAGCGTTTAACCCGTCACTTTCTGAAGAACAAAACGAAAAAGCAATGACCGTTGCCTTGTCTCGCGTCAAAACCGGGCAAGTTACGTTTGCTGTACGCGACACAACGATCGACGGGGTAGAAATTAAAAAAAATGACTACATGGGGCTTGCCGATAATAAAATCGTCGCGGCCGAAAAGGATAAGCTTTCGGTAACAAAGCAATTGCTTCATTCGTTAATTGACGAAGACAGCGAAATCGTCACAATGATATATGGAAAAGAAGCGACAGAAGAGGAAGTGGAAGAAATCGTTTCTTATATTGAGGAAACGTATTCGGATGTGGAAGTGGAAGTACACAATGGCAAACAGCCGCTATATCCTTTTATCTTTTCTGTTGAATGA
- a CDS encoding Asp23/Gls24 family envelope stress response protein has protein sequence MSIELQTKYGRIEIANDVIAMIAGGAAVDCYGIVGMASKNQIKDGISEILRRENFSKGVIVREENGEVHIDMYIIVSYGTKISEVAHNVQTKVKYTLDQTLGLSVQSINIYVQGVRVTNP, from the coding sequence ATGTCTATTGAATTGCAAACGAAATACGGGCGAATTGAAATTGCGAACGACGTCATTGCAATGATTGCGGGCGGTGCCGCGGTGGATTGTTACGGAATCGTCGGAATGGCGTCGAAAAACCAAATTAAAGATGGGATTTCGGAAATTTTGCGGAGAGAAAACTTTTCCAAAGGCGTGATTGTCCGCGAAGAAAACGGCGAAGTACATATCGATATGTACATTATCGTTAGCTATGGAACGAAAATTTCCGAAGTTGCCCATAACGTGCAAACAAAAGTGAAATATACGCTTGACCAAACGTTAGGTCTTTCTGTACAGTCGATTAATATTTACGTTCAAGGGGTTCGCGTGACGAATCCGTAG
- the rpmB gene encoding 50S ribosomal protein L28, whose translation MAKCFVTGKKKSFGNSRSHAMNANKRTWKANLQKVRILVDGKPKRVWVSARALKSGKVQRV comes from the coding sequence ATGGCAAAATGCTTTGTGACAGGAAAGAAAAAATCTTTCGGCAACTCACGTTCTCATGCGATGAACGCCAATAAACGCACATGGAAAGCAAATCTGCAAAAAGTTCGTATTTTAGTGGACGGTAAGCCAAAACGTGTATGGGTGTCTGCCCGCGCGTTAAAATCCGGAAAAGTGCAACGTGTGTAA
- the spoVM gene encoding stage V sporulation protein SpoVM: protein MKFYTIKLPKFLGGIVRAMLNSFKKG, encoded by the coding sequence ATGAAATTTTATACCATTAAATTGCCGAAATTTCTCGGCGGGATTGTGCGTGCTATGCTAAATTCTTTTAAAAAAGGATAA
- a CDS encoding thiamine diphosphokinase: MFIHIVGGGPNEHLPSLSSYDGEHVRWIGVDRGTKTLLEAGIRPVRAFGDFDSLTAEEIVSLQKTLDHLDIWPAEKDKTDMEIALDWAVQQKAEKIRIFGATGGRLDHLFGNVQLLIKHAEKPIEMIDKQNIVTIHLPGTHTVSYDERYRYVSYLPISDDIKGMTLKGFKYPLTNCHIFRGSTLCISNELIQASGTFSFSKGILMMIRSSDAGTI; this comes from the coding sequence ATGTTTATTCATATTGTCGGCGGAGGACCGAATGAGCATCTTCCTTCTCTTTCTAGTTATGATGGGGAACATGTGCGATGGATCGGGGTAGACCGCGGGACAAAGACGCTGCTTGAGGCAGGGATCCGGCCGGTGAGGGCGTTTGGCGATTTCGACTCGTTGACGGCGGAAGAGATTGTATCATTGCAAAAAACGCTTGACCATCTTGACATATGGCCGGCGGAAAAAGACAAAACGGATATGGAGATTGCACTTGATTGGGCGGTGCAGCAAAAAGCAGAGAAAATCCGGATTTTCGGGGCAACCGGCGGCCGCTTGGATCATTTATTCGGCAATGTTCAATTGCTGATCAAACATGCAGAAAAGCCGATCGAGATGATAGACAAGCAAAATATTGTGACGATTCATCTTCCAGGCACGCACACCGTTTCTTATGATGAACGATACCGCTACGTTTCTTACCTTCCGATTTCCGATGATATTAAAGGAATGACGTTGAAAGGGTTTAAATATCCGCTAACAAATTGTCATATTTTTCGCGGGTCGACACTATGTATTAGTAATGAACTTATCCAAGCTTCCGGTACTTTTTCCTTTTCCAAAGGCATATTAATGATGATAAGAAGCAGCGATGCAGGTACGATTTAA
- the rpe gene encoding ribulose-phosphate 3-epimerase, whose translation MVKIAPSILSANFAQLAEEIRDVERGGADYIHVDVMDGHFVPNITIGPLIVEAIRPVTKLPLDVHLMIEEPDRYIPVFAKAGADYLSVHVEACPHLHRTIHLIKEHGVKAGVVLNPHTPVEMIQHMIDDVDLVLLMTVNPGFGGQKFIPSVLPKIRKVAQLVKEKGRFVEIEVDGGINAETARLCIEAGANVLVAGSAIYNERDRAAAIRAIRGED comes from the coding sequence ATGGTAAAAATTGCGCCATCGATTTTATCTGCAAATTTTGCACAGCTTGCCGAGGAAATCCGTGACGTGGAACGAGGCGGAGCCGATTACATTCATGTCGATGTGATGGATGGACACTTTGTTCCAAACATTACAATCGGTCCGCTAATTGTCGAAGCGATTCGTCCTGTGACAAAGCTGCCTTTAGACGTTCATTTAATGATTGAAGAGCCTGATCGCTACATTCCTGTTTTTGCAAAGGCAGGTGCGGATTATTTATCGGTCCATGTCGAAGCGTGTCCGCATTTACACCGCACGATTCATTTGATCAAAGAGCATGGGGTAAAGGCTGGGGTTGTCTTAAATCCACATACGCCGGTAGAAATGATTCAACACATGATCGATGACGTTGATTTAGTGTTATTGATGACAGTCAATCCAGGGTTCGGAGGACAAAAATTTATTCCATCTGTACTGCCAAAAATTAGGAAAGTCGCGCAATTAGTAAAAGAAAAAGGACGGTTTGTAGAAATTGAAGTGGATGGCGGGATCAATGCAGAAACAGCTCGCCTTTGCATCGAAGCGGGAGCAAACGTGCTTGTTGCTGGTTCCGCCATTTATAATGAACGCGACCGCGCTGCGGCGATTCGCGCCATTCGCGGCGAGGACTGA
- the rsgA gene encoding ribosome small subunit-dependent GTPase A, producing MAEGKIIKALSGFYYVLSEGKVFQCRGRGVFRKQKITPLVGDHVVFQATGETEGYIMEIRERKNWLIRPPIANVEQAILVFSAVEPDFSAKLLDRFLVLAESKHIRPVVVVNKMDLVDDQTKPAIEQYIRDYQQVGYDVIETSTVTKMGVERLLSYLEGRVSVFAGQSGVGKSSLLNVLRPDLQLKTNDVSTHLGRGKHTTRHVELLEIGGGLVADTPGFSALELDELEIDELPLYFPEFRERSDACKFRGCLHIAEPKCAVREAVEAGEIPSYRYENYISFVEEMKERKPRY from the coding sequence ATGGCTGAAGGAAAGATTATTAAAGCGTTAAGCGGATTTTATTATGTGTTATCGGAAGGAAAGGTGTTTCAATGTCGGGGAAGAGGAGTATTTCGAAAGCAGAAAATTACTCCTCTCGTCGGCGATCATGTCGTGTTTCAGGCGACAGGCGAGACAGAAGGATATATCATGGAGATACGCGAACGAAAAAACTGGCTTATTCGTCCGCCAATCGCTAATGTAGAACAAGCGATTTTAGTGTTTTCGGCAGTGGAGCCGGATTTTAGCGCAAAGCTTCTCGACCGCTTTCTCGTTTTAGCCGAATCGAAACATATTCGTCCGGTTGTTGTTGTGAATAAAATGGATTTAGTCGACGATCAGACAAAACCAGCAATAGAACAATATATTCGCGACTATCAGCAAGTGGGCTATGATGTCATTGAAACGTCAACTGTCACAAAAATGGGAGTAGAACGGCTGCTTTCATATTTAGAAGGCCGCGTTTCCGTTTTTGCTGGGCAATCCGGCGTTGGAAAATCTTCGCTTTTAAATGTACTCCGCCCGGATTTGCAGCTAAAAACAAATGATGTTTCTACGCATTTAGGGCGCGGAAAACATACAACCCGTCATGTGGAATTGCTGGAAATTGGCGGTGGTCTCGTTGCCGATACGCCAGGGTTTAGTGCGCTAGAGTTGGATGAGTTGGAAATAGATGAGCTGCCGCTTTATTTTCCAGAGTTTCGCGAGCGAAGCGATGCGTGCAAATTTCGTGGTTGCTTGCATATTGCGGAGCCGAAATGCGCTGTGAGAGAAGCGGTCGAAGCGGGGGAAATCCCTTCTTATCGGTATGAGAATTACATCAGTTTTGTCGAAGAAATGAAAGAACGAAAGCCGAGGTATTGA
- the pknB gene encoding Stk1 family PASTA domain-containing Ser/Thr kinase, which translates to MLIGKRLNDRYKIIRLIGGGGMANVYLARDIILDRDVAVKVLRLDFANDEQFIRRFRREAQAATSLNHENIVTIYDVGEDEGIYYIVMEYVCGCTLKQYIHKHAPLPVPKALHIMEQLTSAIAHAHENGIIHRDIKPQNILMDEHENVKVTDFGIAVALSSTTITQTNSVLGSVHYLSPEQGRGGIATEKSDIYSLGIVMFELVTGRLPFSGESAVSIVLKHLQTETPSPKAWNPSIPQSVENIILKATAKDPFYRYRSVREMNEDIHTALDPERVNEQKFVIPADDEEPTKAIPIIKENYISAGSEQQTIVYEEKQEEEKDEAKPKKKRKWIAWLTALFLFLVATGVSVVTWIPDLIFPKEVTMPNVINKDYDKAVEQLSALGLEIKDTVDVENDKIAEGKVVRTKPEAGMTVKKGSAVIIYKSIGKKKVEFGDFIGEDIGMAEEQLKNENFMKITRNERYSDKPLGTIIDQFPYAGDEVVPEETEVIFTVSLGPEKITLKDLTGYTEKSVRDYANDQQLHVNMQYEYSDNVPEGLVISQTPKANEKVDRGDTITVIISRGREPLPTKTVIKDIEIPYEPEEEGQVVEAQLYIQDANHNMTTPYKTYRLTEPTKETVTFEIPYKETAYYRVIVNNVVKDEGTIPYPDNHQKE; encoded by the coding sequence ATGCTCATCGGCAAACGGTTAAACGATCGCTATAAAATTATTCGTTTAATTGGCGGCGGAGGGATGGCAAACGTTTATTTGGCGAGAGATATCATTTTAGACCGCGACGTCGCCGTGAAAGTACTGCGCTTAGATTTTGCCAATGATGAACAGTTTATTAGACGATTTCGCCGTGAAGCGCAAGCGGCAACGAGCTTGAATCACGAGAATATCGTCACCATTTACGATGTTGGAGAAGATGAAGGCATTTATTATATTGTCATGGAGTATGTGTGTGGGTGTACATTAAAACAATATATTCACAAACATGCCCCCCTCCCGGTTCCAAAGGCGCTTCATATTATGGAACAATTGACATCCGCAATCGCGCACGCCCATGAAAACGGAATTATTCACCGCGATATTAAGCCGCAAAACATTTTAATGGACGAGCACGAAAATGTGAAAGTGACCGATTTCGGGATTGCTGTTGCCCTTAGCTCGACTACGATTACGCAAACCAATTCGGTTCTCGGTTCTGTTCATTATTTGTCGCCAGAACAAGGACGCGGCGGAATTGCGACAGAAAAGTCAGACATTTATTCTTTAGGAATTGTCATGTTTGAATTAGTAACGGGGCGGCTTCCTTTTTCCGGCGAGTCTGCCGTATCGATTGTACTCAAACATTTGCAAACGGAAACCCCTTCCCCCAAAGCGTGGAATCCTAGCATTCCGCAAAGCGTCGAGAACATTATCTTGAAAGCGACGGCGAAAGATCCGTTTTATCGTTACCGTTCGGTCAGGGAAATGAACGAGGATATTCACACGGCTTTAGATCCAGAACGTGTCAACGAACAAAAATTCGTGATTCCTGCTGATGACGAGGAGCCGACAAAGGCGATTCCCATTATCAAAGAAAATTATATTAGCGCCGGGAGCGAGCAGCAAACCATTGTTTACGAAGAAAAACAGGAAGAAGAGAAAGACGAAGCAAAACCGAAAAAAAAGCGAAAATGGATTGCTTGGCTTACCGCATTATTTTTGTTTCTAGTCGCGACCGGAGTGAGCGTGGTCACGTGGATTCCTGATTTGATTTTTCCAAAGGAAGTGACGATGCCGAATGTCATCAATAAGGATTATGACAAGGCGGTTGAACAGCTGTCGGCGCTGGGGTTAGAGATTAAAGACACCGTTGACGTCGAGAATGACAAAATCGCGGAAGGAAAAGTAGTGCGCACAAAACCAGAAGCGGGAATGACGGTAAAAAAAGGGTCGGCTGTGATTATTTATAAAAGCATCGGTAAAAAGAAAGTGGAGTTCGGCGATTTTATCGGCGAAGATATCGGAATGGCGGAAGAACAACTGAAAAACGAAAATTTTATGAAGATTACGCGCAATGAACGATACAGCGATAAGCCGCTTGGTACGATTATCGACCAATTTCCTTATGCAGGGGACGAAGTCGTTCCCGAAGAAACGGAAGTGATTTTCACTGTCAGTCTTGGTCCGGAAAAAATAACGCTAAAAGATTTGACCGGGTATACGGAAAAGAGCGTGCGTGATTATGCCAATGACCAGCAGCTGCATGTGAACATGCAATACGAATATTCCGATAATGTTCCGGAAGGGCTCGTTATTTCGCAGACGCCGAAAGCAAATGAAAAAGTGGACAGAGGAGATACGATTACGGTCATTATTTCGCGCGGCAGAGAGCCGCTCCCTACAAAGACGGTGATTAAAGATATTGAAATTCCGTATGAACCGGAAGAAGAAGGCCAAGTTGTTGAAGCACAATTATATATTCAAGATGCTAATCACAATATGACGACACCATATAAAACATACCGTTTGACTGAACCGACAAAAGAAACGGTGACGTTTGAAATCCCATATAAGGAAACGGCGTATTATCGCGTTATTGTAAACAATGTAGTAAAAGACGAGGGAACCATTCCATATCCAGACAATCATCAAAAGGAGTGA
- a CDS encoding Stp1/IreP family PP2C-type Ser/Thr phosphatase translates to MKVVFQTDVGKIRAHNEDSGGVFQNKDGHYLAVVADGMGGHRAGDVASEMTISYLKKEWEQSEHISSPDIAEQWLKDHVAAVNRILFEHSLNHAECQGMGTTIVSAICTDQFATVGHIGDSRCYLLNKSGFQQITEDHSLVNELVKTGQISKEDAEHHPRKNILLRALGTEQEVKLDVKTISIDEHDMLLLCSDGLSNKVSEQMMIHILTSDGTLEHKAQTLIDLANEHGGEDNITLAIIDFSLERESR, encoded by the coding sequence ATGAAAGTCGTTTTTCAAACCGACGTTGGCAAAATTCGGGCTCACAACGAAGATAGCGGCGGAGTTTTTCAAAATAAAGACGGACATTATTTGGCGGTTGTCGCCGATGGAATGGGAGGGCATCGTGCCGGCGATGTCGCGAGTGAAATGACGATTTCGTATTTAAAAAAAGAATGGGAACAATCAGAGCACATCTCTTCTCCGGATATCGCAGAACAATGGTTGAAAGACCATGTCGCAGCCGTGAACCGGATTTTATTTGAGCATTCCTTGAATCATGCGGAATGCCAAGGAATGGGGACGACGATCGTCAGCGCGATTTGCACCGACCAGTTTGCGACGGTCGGGCATATTGGCGACAGCCGCTGCTACTTGTTAAATAAAAGCGGGTTTCAACAAATTACGGAAGATCATTCGCTTGTCAATGAATTAGTGAAAACTGGGCAAATTTCCAAAGAGGATGCAGAACACCATCCGCGTAAAAATATATTGCTGCGTGCGCTCGGCACAGAACAAGAAGTGAAATTGGATGTGAAAACGATCAGCATCGATGAGCATGATATGTTGCTTCTATGTTCGGACGGTTTATCCAACAAGGTATCGGAACAGATGATGATACATATTTTAACATCCGACGGCACGCTCGAGCACAAGGCGCAAACGTTAATTGACTTGGCGAATGAACATGGGGGAGAAGACAATATTACATTGGCGATTATCGATTTTTCATTGGAACGTGAAAGTAGGTGA
- the rlmN gene encoding 23S rRNA (adenine(2503)-C(2))-methyltransferase RlmN yields MEQTNVIKRENQQTRSHLPSIYSLTFEQLKNWIIEQGEKPFRATQIYEWLYQKRVTNFSEMTNLPKTLREQLSGHFDITTLKTLVKQISKDGTMKFLFELHDGYSIETVLMRHNYGNSICVTTQVGCRIGCTFCASTLGGLKRHLEAGEIVAQVVKVQKELDEQGERVSSIVVMGIGEPFDNYDELIKFLKIVNHAKGLNIGARHITVSTSGIIPKIYQFADEGMQVNFAISLHAPTTELRTKLMPINKAYPLPKLMDAVRYYIEKTGRRVTFEYGLFGGVNDQIEHAEQLAELIKGLKCHVNLIPVNYVPERNYVRTPRDQIFAFERALKKHGINVTIRREQGHDIDAACGQLRAKERKEETR; encoded by the coding sequence TTGGAACAAACAAATGTAATAAAACGGGAAAACCAACAAACAAGATCACATTTGCCGTCAATTTATTCCCTTACGTTTGAACAGTTAAAAAACTGGATCATTGAGCAAGGAGAAAAACCGTTTCGCGCCACGCAAATATATGAATGGCTATATCAAAAACGCGTTACCAATTTCTCGGAAATGACGAATCTTCCGAAAACGTTGCGCGAACAATTAAGCGGGCATTTCGATATCACAACGTTAAAAACGTTAGTGAAACAAATATCAAAAGACGGCACAATGAAGTTTTTGTTTGAGCTTCACGACGGATATTCGATTGAAACGGTACTGATGCGCCATAATTACGGAAATTCCATTTGTGTGACGACGCAAGTGGGCTGCCGCATCGGCTGCACATTTTGCGCTTCGACGCTTGGCGGCCTGAAGCGTCATTTGGAAGCAGGAGAAATTGTAGCACAAGTCGTAAAGGTACAAAAAGAGCTTGATGAGCAAGGAGAGCGCGTAAGCAGCATTGTCGTCATGGGAATTGGCGAGCCGTTTGACAATTACGATGAACTAATCAAATTTTTGAAAATCGTCAACCATGCAAAAGGGTTGAACATCGGTGCCCGGCATATCACCGTTTCGACAAGCGGAATTATCCCGAAAATTTACCAATTTGCGGATGAAGGGATGCAAGTGAATTTTGCGATTTCGCTGCACGCTCCGACGACGGAGCTGCGCACAAAGTTAATGCCGATCAATAAAGCGTATCCGCTGCCAAAATTAATGGACGCGGTCCGTTATTACATCGAAAAAACGGGGCGACGTGTCACGTTTGAATACGGACTGTTCGGCGGAGTGAACGATCAAATCGAACACGCGGAACAGCTAGCCGAGCTTATTAAAGGATTGAAATGCCATGTTAATTTAATTCCGGTTAATTACGTACCAGAACGAAATTACGTGCGGACGCCGCGCGATCAAATTTTTGCATTTGAACGCGCGTTAAAAAAACACGGAATCAATGTTACGATTCGCCGCGAACAAGGACATGATATTGACGCAGCATGTGGGCAGCTTCGCGCGAAGGAGCGAAAAGAAGAGACGAGGTGA